A genomic window from Erythrobacter sp. BLCC-B19 includes:
- a CDS encoding biotin/lipoyl-containing protein: MATEIRIPKLGMSAVEMTLVEWMFGDGERVEKGDIIYTVETDKSTTEIEAQASGIIHPTGEEGAVYKVGDLIGTIEE; encoded by the coding sequence ATGGCCACCGAAATCCGTATCCCCAAGCTCGGCATGAGCGCTGTCGAAATGACCCTCGTCGAATGGATGTTCGGCGATGGCGAGCGCGTGGAGAAGGGCGACATCATCTACACGGTCGAAACCGACAAGAGCACCACCGAGATCGAGGCGCAGGCCAGCGGGATCATCCACCCCACCGGCGAGGAAGGCGCGGTCTACAAGGTGGGCGACTTGATCGGGACGATCGAGGAGTGA
- a CDS encoding nuclear transport factor 2 family protein has translation MLAKVYATAGTRDWAAVEALIHPDFVLYEANSLPFAGEWRGKDALQRCAAAMYGTWADTKLEMLDCTGGEAWAVMVIRLTMHPKDGSAPFTQTICEAGTFEDGLLRELRIHYFDAAEVAARA, from the coding sequence ATGCTGGCGAAGGTCTACGCCACCGCCGGCACCCGCGACTGGGCGGCGGTCGAGGCGCTGATCCATCCCGATTTCGTGCTCTACGAGGCCAACAGCCTGCCCTTCGCGGGCGAGTGGCGGGGCAAGGACGCGCTCCAGCGCTGCGCCGCCGCGATGTATGGCACCTGGGCCGACACGAAGCTCGAAATGCTCGACTGCACCGGCGGCGAGGCATGGGCGGTGATGGTGATCCGCCTGACCATGCACCCCAAGGACGGCTCTGCGCCCTTCACCCAGACGATCTGCGAGGCAGGCACCTTCGAGGACGGCCTCTTGCGCGAGCTTCGCATCCACTACTTCGACGCCGCCGAGGTCGCCGCGCGGGCGTGA
- a CDS encoding ABC transporter permease: MLGTTILLSLREIRRHILRSILTTLGIIIGVAAVVTMVTLGNGVTASVQEEISSLGASNFIIFPVRTTRGTIRPFDDADVRAVSQQIAGVQLAAGSVSARTTAFYNGQDWDTSVEGGTNDLLEAQSIKIEEGRAFTADEVEAGKNVCLLGLKVREAIFPAGSSPLGAQMRLGDVSCEVIGVMEERGQGGGGSDDDDAVFMPLKTVQRRFRGNENLDYFVVKYDAAYSASVIQDSLVALLRERRLLQGEEPNDFNVIDTAQVNQALGAATGALTAMVAVIASISLLVGGIGIMNIMLVSVTERTREIGIRLAIGALAREVRLQFLTEAVVLCALGGLVGIALGFVASFGLAAAIDVPFVFDPVINLVSFLFAAGMGIVFGYYPASRASKLDPIDALRHE; encoded by the coding sequence ATGCTCGGCACCACCATCCTCCTTTCCCTGCGCGAGATCCGGCGGCACATCCTGCGCTCGATCCTGACAACGCTCGGCATCATCATCGGCGTGGCGGCGGTGGTGACGATGGTGACGCTCGGCAACGGGGTCACGGCTTCGGTGCAGGAGGAGATTTCGTCACTGGGCGCGAGCAATTTCATCATCTTCCCGGTGCGCACCACCCGCGGCACGATCCGCCCCTTCGATGATGCCGATGTCCGCGCGGTGTCCCAGCAGATCGCCGGGGTGCAGCTCGCCGCTGGCAGCGTCAGCGCGCGCACCACCGCCTTCTACAACGGGCAGGACTGGGACACCTCGGTGGAAGGCGGCACCAACGACCTGCTCGAAGCCCAGTCGATCAAGATCGAGGAAGGCCGCGCCTTCACCGCCGACGAAGTGGAGGCCGGCAAGAACGTCTGCCTGCTTGGCCTCAAGGTGCGCGAGGCGATTTTCCCGGCCGGCTCCAGCCCCTTGGGCGCGCAGATGCGGCTCGGCGATGTGTCGTGCGAAGTCATCGGGGTGATGGAAGAACGCGGCCAGGGCGGCGGCGGATCGGATGACGACGATGCGGTGTTCATGCCGCTCAAGACCGTCCAGCGGCGGTTCCGCGGGAACGAGAACCTCGACTATTTCGTGGTCAAGTATGACGCGGCCTATTCCGCCTCGGTGATCCAGGATTCGCTCGTCGCCCTGCTGCGCGAGCGCCGCCTGTTGCAGGGCGAGGAACCGAATGATTTCAACGTGATCGACACCGCACAGGTCAATCAGGCGCTCGGCGCGGCGACCGGCGCGCTAACCGCGATGGTCGCGGTGATCGCTTCGATCAGCCTGCTGGTGGGCGGCATCGGGATCATGAACATCATGCTCGTCTCGGTCACCGAACGCACCCGCGAAATCGGCATCCGCCTCGCCATCGGCGCTCTGGCGCGCGAGGTGCGCTTGCAGTTCCTGACCGAAGCCGTGGTGCTGTGCGCGCTGGGCGGGCTCGTCGGGATCGCGCTGGGCTTTGTCGCCTCGTTCGGACTGGCAGCGGCGATCGACGTGCCCTTCGTGTTCGATCCGGTGATCAACCTCGTCAGCTTCCTGTTCGCCGCCGGCATGGGGATCGTGTTCGGCTATTACCCCGCCAGCCGCGCCTCGAAGCTCGATCCGATCGACGCGCTACGGCACGAGTAA
- a CDS encoding sterol desaturase family protein — protein sequence MKQSLINLLPPATVAAILAFWAFAPAAWVEGGWAIMAVGLATLAFVQLLELVFERHAGWRINGRELATDVFYVAFGYGVIGFLTETLVNGPLAELKQSLGIATPWLADSPFLVQVLVVMFSFEFGQYWMHRAMHNWTPLWLTHAPHHHITQLNAMKGFIGNPIELFLISLGITALLDVDLNALFGAITASGAIATYAHANVRANPPIWFGFFFTTIRHHSLHHTALSYEDTRCNYGNSVIFWDRVFGTFKEGESEVVGQDDRRRLSIWEQWTFPLRPWLEKRAAAKG from the coding sequence GTGAAACAGTCGCTCATCAACCTGCTGCCGCCTGCGACCGTCGCGGCGATCCTTGCCTTCTGGGCTTTTGCCCCGGCCGCGTGGGTCGAAGGCGGCTGGGCGATCATGGCGGTGGGGCTGGCGACGCTCGCCTTTGTGCAGCTGCTCGAACTGGTGTTCGAGCGCCACGCAGGCTGGCGCATCAACGGGCGCGAGCTGGCGACCGATGTGTTCTACGTCGCCTTCGGTTACGGGGTGATCGGGTTCCTCACCGAAACGCTGGTCAACGGCCCGCTGGCGGAGCTGAAACAGTCGCTCGGCATCGCCACCCCCTGGCTCGCCGACAGCCCGTTCCTGGTGCAGGTGCTGGTGGTGATGTTCAGCTTCGAATTCGGGCAATACTGGATGCACCGCGCGATGCACAACTGGACGCCGCTGTGGCTGACCCATGCACCGCATCACCACATCACGCAGCTGAATGCGATGAAGGGTTTCATCGGCAACCCGATCGAACTGTTCCTGATCAGCCTCGGGATCACCGCTCTGCTCGATGTCGATCTGAACGCCCTTTTCGGCGCGATTACCGCAAGCGGCGCGATTGCGACCTATGCCCATGCCAATGTGCGCGCCAATCCGCCGATCTGGTTCGGGTTTTTCTTCACCACGATCCGCCACCACTCGCTGCACCACACCGCGCTCAGCTATGAGGACACGCGCTGCAACTATGGCAACAGCGTGATCTTCTGGGACCGGGTGTTCGGCACCTTCAAGGAAGGCGAGAGCGAGGTGGTGGGGCAGGATGACCGCCGCCGCCTCTCGATCTGGGAGCAGTGGACCTTCCCGCTACGCCCCTGGCTGGAAAAACGCGCCGCCGCCAAGGGCTGA